In Trichoderma asperellum chromosome 1, complete sequence, a single window of DNA contains:
- a CDS encoding uncharacterized protein (TransMembrane:1 (o20-42i)~BUSCO:EOG092D0J6Y), translating to MDAGSRLQLGTAAADLVEVWHAYRTSIILCALVLLVGLRTLLHSTEEREPLAVLPQIYNQEKPEAKEKIALEAQPVAAAEKKSTGPRRIKGGVARKPSQEKKTTAIDYTDRPAKILVFFSSVTTKTEKIAHEYIKTLEAFLDQKAGETESKFLKPELLDLTEIDFEDYFVSPPKSVENAAYVYLFLLPSYNIDSINDTFLQHLQETHHDFRIDTAPLSPLIGYSVFGFGDKEGWPNEDEGFCFQAKELDKWMSKLTGRKRAYPVGMGDMKSDHVERFTEWATGVQDVISQAVQAGFLGEGVPGSGDAVESDEEDAEADDGEVVFDDDEESGDGKSSDGSRPLDDVEDLGKMIRPNKNGNETTRKAPLAVDFTTYPSSGKKKAQAPIVKEMVAKNSPTYTALTKQGYSIVGSHSGVKICRWTKSALRGRGSCYKYSLYGINSHQCMETTPSLSCSNKCVFCWRHGTNPVGTTWRWVVDPPDMIFDGVKENHYKKIKMMRGVPGVRAERYAEALRIRHCALSLVGEPIFYPYINEFLALLHNERISSFLVCNAQHPDQLAALKAVTQLYVSIDASNRDSLRKIDRPLHRDFWERFLRCLDILREKRFRHRTVYRLTLVKGFNVEDEVEGYAQLIERGLPCFVEVKGVTYCGTATSSNAGLSMSNVPFYWEVCEFVKALDKRLQEKGLDYGIAAEHAHSCCVLLASKRFNVNGKWHTHIDYQRFFELLEERGPDGDWTPEDYMGPPTPEWALWGNGGFDPRDERVDRKGRKMEAIVTREAPE from the exons ATGGACGCGGGTTCTCGTCTCCAATTGGGGACAGCGGCTGCTG ACCTGGTGGAAGTTTGGCACGCTTATCGCACGTCCATAATTCTGTGCGCTCTTGTTCTCCTTGTCGGTCTGCGCACACTTCTTCATTCGACTGAAGAAAGGGAGCCCTTGGCTGTGCTTCCCCAGATTTATAACCAGGAAAAGCCCGAGGCGAAGGAAAAGATCGCCCTGGAAGCGCAACCTGTCGCTGCGGCCGAGAAAAAGTCTACCGGACCTAGGCGGATAAAGGGTGGTGTGGCCAGAAAGCCCTCgcaagagaaaaagacaacGGCAATCGATTACACGGACAGGCCTGCCAAAATacttgtcttcttctcctctgtcACCACCAAGACAGAGAAGATTGCCCATGAGTATATCAAGACACTCGAGGCCTTCCTGGATCAGAAAGCGGGCGAGACAGAGAGCAAGTTCTTGAAGCCCGAGCTGCTCGACTTGACCGAAATCGATTTTGAGGATTATTTTGTCAGCCCTCCCAAGTCTGTTGAAAACGCCGCCTACGTCtaccttttcctccttccgAGCTACAACATCGATTCCATCAACGATACTTTTCTGCAGCATCTCCAGGAAACCCATCATGACTTTAGGATCGATACTGCCCCTCTGTCTCCGTTGATTGGATACTCGGTATTTGGCTTTGGAGACAAGGAGGGATGGCCAAACGAGGATGAGGGATTCTGCTTCCAGGCCAAGGAGCTAGACAAATGGATGTCCAAGCTGACCGGCCGGAAGCGAGCCTACCCCGTCGGAATGGGCGACATGAAGAGCGATCACGTGGAACGATTCACAGAGTGGGCTACCGGGGTACAAGACGTGATCTCTCAGGCTGTCCAGGCTGGATTCCTTGGCGAAGGAGTGCCCGGCAGTGGTGATGCGGTGGAGAGCGACGAAGAGGACGCTGAAGCCGATGACGGTGAAGTCGTattcgacgacgacgaggagtcGGGCGACGGCAAATCGTCTGATGGCTCCAGGCCATTAGACGACGTCGAGGACCTGGGGAAAATGATTCGTCCTAACAAGAATGGAAACGAAACCACTCGGAAAGCGCCCCTGGCTGTTGACTTTACGACATATCCCTCCTccggcaagaagaaagctcAAGCGCCTATTGTCAAGGAAATGGTGGCCAAGAATTCTCCAACATATACCGCTCTCACCAAGCAAGGATACTCCATTGTCGGCTCCCACTCTGGTGTCAAGATCTGCCGCTGGACCAAATCTGCTCTACGCGGACGCGGCAGCTGCTACAAGTATTCTTTGTATGGTATCAACTCTCATCAGTGCATGGAAACCACTCCTTCGCTCTCATGCTCCAACAAGTGTGTTTTCTGCTGGCGTCACGGAACGAACCCTGTCGGTACAACATGGCGATGGGTGGTTGATCCTCCTGACATGATCTTCGATGGTGTCAAGGAGAACCACTACAAGAAAATCAAGATGATGCGCGGTGTGCCTGGCGTTAGAGCGGAGCGATATGCTGAAGCCCTTAGGATCCGACACTGTGCCCTATCCTTGGTGGGAGAGCCCATCTTCTATCCCTATATCAATGAATTTCTCGCTCTCTTGCACAATGAGCgaatctcttctttcttagTCTGCAACGCACAACATCCCGATCAGCTCGCGGCTCTCAAGGCTGTGACTCAGCTGTACGTGTCCATCGACGCCTCCAACAGAGACTCGCTGCGAAAGATTGACAGACCTCTCCACCGAGATTTCTGGGAACGATTCCTGAGATGCCTGGACATTCTTCGAGAAAAGCGTTTCCGCCACCGCACGGTCTATCGCTTGACCCTTGTCAAGGGCTTCAACGTGGAAGACGAAGTTGAAGGCTACGCTCAACTCATTGAGCGCGGACTGCCATGCTTCGTCGAAGTCAAGGGTGTAACTTACTGCGGCACGGCAACATCCTCCAACGCCGGCCTGAGCATGTCCAACGTGCCGTTCTACTGGGAGGTCTGCGAGTTTGTCAAGGCGCTGGACAAGCGCCTCCAGGAAAAGGGCCTCGACTATGGAATTGCCGCCGAGCATGCCCACAGCTGCTGCGTCTTGCTGGCTAGCAAACGCTTCAATGTCAATGGGAAGTGGCATACGCATATTGACTACCAAAGGTTTTTTGAACtgcttgaagagagaggaccGGATGGCGATTGGACGCCCGAAGACTATATGGGACCACCGACCCCCGAGTGGGCTCTGTGGGGGAATGGAGGATTTGATCCCCGGGATGAAAGGGTGGATAGGAAGGGCCGCAAAATGGAGGCCATTGTGACGCGCGAAGCACCCGAGTAA
- the OLE1 gene encoding stearoyl-CoA 9-desaturase (TransMembrane:5 (o55-75i82-103o115-134i196-216o222-248i)) has protein sequence MSESSAAASKAQASAFPDGTTDYVPLRSGGKYDLKKVHISETPITWGNWYKHVNWLNTTFIIFIPILGFISAYWVPLKLATAIFSVIYYFNTGLGITAGYHRLWAHSSYKATLPLRIYLAAVGAGAVEGSIRWWSRGHRSHHRYTDTEKDPYSVRKGLLYSHIGWMVMKQNPKRIGRTDITDLNEDSIVVWQHRNYLKCVIFMGLIFPTLFCGLMFNDFLGGFVYAGILRICFVQQATFCVNSLAHWLGDQPFDDRNSPRDHVITALVTLGEGYHNFHHEFPSDYRNAIEWWQYDPTKWMIALWKFTGLAYDLKQFRSNEIEKGRVQQLQKKLDQKRATLDWGTPLEQLPVIDWDDFVSQSKNGKALVAIAGVIHDVTDFIKDHPGGKALISSAIGKDATAIFNGGVYLHSNAAHNLLSTMRVGVLRGGCEVEIWKRAQFENKDVTYVNDSAGQRIVRAGSQVTKVVQPVASADAA, from the exons ATGTCAGAATCATCTGCCGCGGCCTCAAAGGCCCAGGCGTCAGCCTTCCCTGATGGCACAACCGACTATGTGCCTCTGCGCTCCGGCGGCAAATACGACCTCAAGAAGGTTCACATCTCAGAGACGCCCATTACCTGGGGCAACTGGTACAAGCACGTCAACTGGCTCAACACcaccttcatcatcttcatccccaTCCTGGGCTTCATCTCCGCCTACTGGGTGCCTCTCAAGCTGGCCACTGCCATCTTCTCCGTCATCTACTACTTCAACACCGGTCTAGGAATCACAGCTG GTTACCACCGTCTCTGGGCTCACTCCTCATACAAGGCCACTCTCCCCCTCAGAATCTACCTTGCCGCTGTCGGTGCTGGCGCCGTCGAAGGCTCCATCCGCTGGTGGTCAAGAGGCCACCGCTCTCACCACCGATACACCGACACCGAGAAGGACCCTTACTCCGTCCGCAAGGGTCTCCTGTACTCCCACATCGGCTGGATGGTCATGAAGCAGAACCCCAAGCGAATTGGCCGCACTGACATCACCGATCTCAACGAGGACAGCATCGTCGTCTGGCAGCACCGCAACTACCTCAAGTGCGTCATCTTCATGGGTCTCATCTTCCCCACCCTCTTCTGCGGTCTCATGTTCAACGACTTCCTCGGCGGCTTCGTCTACGCCGGTATCCTCCGCATCTGCTTCGTCCAGCAGGCCACCTTCTGCGTCAACTCCCTCGCCCACTGGCTCGGTGACCAGCCCTTCGATGACCGCAACTCACCCCGTGACCACGTCATCACTGCCCTCGTCACTCTCGGTGAGGGTTACCACAACTTCCACCACGAGTTCCCCTCGGACTACCGAAACGCCATTGAGTGGTGGCAGTACGACCCCACCAAGTGGATGATTGCTCTGTGGAAGTTCACCGGCCTCGCCTACGACCTGAAGCAGTTCCGCTCCAACGAAATCGAAAAGGGCCGtgtccagcagctccagaagaagctcgaCCAGAAGCGCGCCACCCTCGACTGGGGTACTCCCCTCGAGCAGCTCCCCGTCATCGACTGGGACGACTTCGTCTCTCAATCCAAGAACGGCAAGGCCCTCGTTGCCATCGCCGGTGTTATCCACGACGTTACCGACTTCATCAAGGACCACCCCGGTGGCAAGGCCCTCATCTCCTCCGCCATCGGCAAGGACGCCACTGCCATCTTCAACGGCGGTGTCTACCTCCACTCCAACGCCGCCCACAACCTGCTCTCCACTATGCGCGTCGGCGTCCTCCGCGGCGGCTGCGAGGTCGAGATCTGGAAGCGCGCCCAGTTCGAGAACAAGGACGTTACCTACGTCAACGACTCTGCTGGCCAGCGCATCGTGCGTGCTGGTTCCCAGGTCACCAAGGTTGTCCAGCCCGTGGCCAGCGCCGACGCTGCTTAA
- a CDS encoding uncharacterized protein (EggNog:ENOG41), which yields MPSTSSAPPAAAAASSAAPASLGNNKGIKFQIKTGGARWECTLQDRSQYERMKALRSDSTDSTDSNDSSNSSTAESK from the exons ATGCCTTCCACTTCCTCTGCCCCtcctgctgccgctgcggccTCCTCAGCTGCTCCCGCCAGCCTTGGTAACAACAAGGGCATCAAGTTCCAGATCAAGACTGGTGGTGCTCGCTGGGAATGTACGCTTCAGGATCGCTCTCAATA CGAGCGCATGAAGGCTCTACGCAGCGACTCCACCGATTCTACGGATTCTAATGATTCCAGCAACTCTTCTACCGCCGAGtcaaagtaa
- a CDS encoding uncharacterized protein (EggNog:ENOG41) translates to MALQKTLDAILVVGPSGMVGKVLCQALISRKSDFKRIAFFNDTSRPETEEKRQLFATFRNGGMEQVSGLYTDTEAFTGFDCVLMPLGNHAIKFQPTIIDTGIKAGVRHFYPSEWGADLTAGSNRTQRYYRDKVLTREHLEKRGRDEDTPDLGWTYIQLGRLAEWSIIKHFGIDNANHTADIYGTPEGRQSLLSTADAIAYTIETLRHPFSVADNGHRRPYRFHGASPTWKEIFDELEAITGHRYSVTYHDVESAVEKEARAKAVGDVDLELEASHQLIQGRGGTLLPEPFNNNLFPNIHPESVHSIFEKIFRDENMRKFLGY, encoded by the coding sequence ATGGCTCTTCAAAAGACTCTTGACGCTATATTGGTAGTTGGCCCTTCCGGCATGGTTGGCAAGGTCCTCTGCCAAGCACTCATCTCCAGAAAGTCCGACTTCAAACGCATTGCTTTCTTCAATGACACATCCAGGCCAGAGACAGAAGAAAAGCGACAACTTTTCGCCACCTTTCGTAATGGTGGGATGGAACAAGTCTCTGGCTTATACACAGACACTGAAGCATTTACTGGGTTTGACTGTGTCTTGATGCCGTTGGGAAACCACGCAATCAAATTCCAACCCACCATCATTGATACTGGAATCAAGGCCGGGGTACGGCACTTTTATCCTAGCGAATGGGGAGCCGATCTGACGGCAGGATCAAACCGGACTCAACGATACTACCGAGACAAGGTTCTTACTAGAGAGCATCTGGAGAAGCGTGGTCGTGATGAAGATACACCAGATCTCGGCTGGACATACATACAACTCGGACGTCTAGCAGAATGGAGCATCATCAAACATTTTGGAATCGATAATGCAAACCATACTGCTGACATCTATGGAACGCCAGAGGGAAGACAGTCATTGCTTTCGACCGCGGACGCCATCGCATACACAATTGAAACTCTCCGACATCCATTCTCAGTTGCTGACAATGGCCATCGACGCCCTTACCGTTTCCACGGTGCCTCGCCTACCTGGAAAGAAATCTTTGACGAGCTAGAGGCAATTACTGGCCATCGATATTCGGTCACCTACCATGATGTTGAATCAGCTGTGGAGAAGGAGGCTCGCGCAAAGGCCGTCGGCGATGTCGACCTGGAACTAGAGGCTAGCCATCAGTTGATTCAAGGCAGGGGTGGAACTCTTTTGCCAGAGCCATTCAACAATAATCTTTTCCCGAATATCCACCCGGAATCAGTTCATTCTATCTTTGAGAAAATCTTTAGAGATGAAAATATGAGAAAGTTTCTAGGCTATTAG
- a CDS encoding uncharacterized protein (BUSCO:EOG092D4MIB~TransMembrane:1 (o6-28i)): MVQTSTVVTASVATVATGLLAYAAYFDFQRRRNAEFRRNLRRNERKQVRAEKEEAEASTQRLRGTIKAKVDEAKEEGFPTGVEEREAFFNEQVMTGEMLSQDPSKMLDSALAFYKGLKVYPAPGDLIKIYDSTVPKPILDILADMIAYDGDISIRTRPSSAGINLGDIPNVGLD, from the exons ATGGTTCAGACAAGCACCGTAGTGACGGCATCAGTCGCAACCGTTGCGACAGGCCTCTTGG CATATGCCGCATACTTTGATTTCCAGCGACGCAGAAACGCCGAATTTCGTCGTAACCTGAGAAGAAACGAGCGCAAGCAGGTCCGCgccgagaaggaagaagccgaGGCCTCCACACAGCGACTGCGCGGCaccatcaaggccaaggtcGACGAGGCTAAGGAGGAGGGTTTCCCTACCGGCGTGGAGGAGCGAGAGGCCTTCTTCAATGAGCAGGTCATGACGGGCGAGATGTTGAGCCAAGATC CTTCCAAGATGCTTGACTCTGCGCTCGCTTTCTACAAGGGATTGAAGGTTTACCCTGCTCCCGGCGACCTCATCAAGATCTACGACAGCACCGTTCCCAAG CCCATATTAGATATCTTGGCCGACATGATCGCATACGACGGTGACATTAGCATTCGCACTCGTCCCTCTTCCGCCGGCATCAACCTGGGCGATATCCCTAATGTTGGCCTCGACTAA
- the EXO84 gene encoding exocyst complex component exo84 (TransMembrane:1 (o567-587i)~BUSCO:EOG092D0NV0): MSEERSKITLSLRSGKRRKARPVISAPRQISAPIPQDGSTGGTTAGPGGLVPLPEAPRPRPVAAGGKTSDLVKKRFSSRFNNLPPEFDAAAPPVPSLPPLERYNTDYQPPPSRAGPGAAPTVDLKALRDPNLTPDQYVSSVLSEASEDQIQEYAESLQGIKTRAAADLQQNLLQNRTQFIKISKEAEKLKGEMRALRNLMSELKANTTALRQASGRGEMDTSIGGGATMSKRDKRSSIVDRSALWTTQMQTLYKTVEGSQKFLPNAIGRHVVLNAGPWIELDNATYKSRRAMQIFLLNDHLLIASRKKRKVDAPNSDSRGPMVKLVADRCWPLLDIEVIEMPGTGDSMGGRNKLADAIMVRGGGQETFIYRTEKPEATEKKALMMNVRKAVEELRKGLQSEMEANNKARETINYFASRDPGLLQKTELLETLSDIKDMLIEVDGKQQNLRWVEGQMDELDIDIALQGFEPAVARVEKMKGLARGLKGNTVAQDFINFEVEERCGKLAGIIIQQLETTHNQQSKTKRNLSWLARLGYEDRAREAYLAARGDTIHRRARQCIFQGDLHLYIWQLSFVYFTLIHNTVLCFQSCFPPPMMSTCVKWAKEQVEAFNVILARQLSSTERGGQVWTQCMDQAREHAKKLSDVGLDFSSLVGKGVDGPPASSSVESQGLVGLGLA, from the exons ATGTCTGAGGAACGCAGCAAGATAACTCTGTCTCTTCGAAGCGGCAAGCGACGAAAGGCCCGCCCCGTCATTAGTGCACCGCGACAAATCTCTGCACCAATTCCGCAAGATGGCTCGACTGGAGGCACAACTGCTGGCCCCGGTGGACTGGTTCCGCTGCCCGAGGCGCCTCGGCCGCGACCTGTAGCTGCTGGTGGAAAG ACCTCTGATCTAGTGAAGAAACGATTCTCTTCACGATTCAACAACTTACCCCCCGAATTCGACGCGGCCGCCCCTCCAGTGCCGAGTCTCCCCCCTCTTGAACGGTACAACACCGACTATCAACCCCCTCCGTCACGAGCAGGGCCGGGAGCTGCTCCCACCGTCGATCTAAAGGCATTGCGAGACCCGAACCTTACTCCCGACCAATATGTATCCTCAGTACTGAGTGAGGCGAGCGAGGATCAGATCCAAGAGTATGCCGAATCGCTGCAGGGCATCAAGACACGCGCTGCTGCGGACCTTCAGCAGAACCTATTGCAGAATCGGACGCAGTTCATTAAAATCAGCAAGGAAGCAGAGAAGCTAAAGGGAGAGATGCGAGCACTTCGCAATCTAATGTCTGAGCTCAAAGCGAACACGACTGCCCTTAGACAAGCTTCCGGTAGGGGAGAAATGGATACATCTATAGGGGGGGGCGCCACAATGAGCAAACGAGACAAACGCAGCTCCATTGTAGATCGAAGTGCTCTCTGGACCACGCAGATGCAAACTCTCTACAAGACAGTAGAAGGCTCTCAAAAGTTCCTGCCAAACGCGATAGGACGGCATGTGGTTCTTAATGCTGGTCCTTGGATCGAATTGGACAATGCAACCTACAAGAGCAGAAGAGCCATGCAAATCTTTTTACTCAACGACCATCTTCTCATCGCCTCCCGGAAGAAACGCAAGGTCGACGCGCCCAACTCGGATAGCCGTGGACCGATGGTGAAGCTGGTAGCTGACCGCTGCTGGCCCTTGCTCGATATTGAAGTCATTGAAATGCCTGGAACAGGAGATTCTATGGGCGGCCGTAATAAGTTGGCTGATGCCATTATGGTGCGAGGCGGTGGTCAGGAGACATTCATCTATCGGACAGAAAAGCCAGAAGCAACTGAGAAGAAAGCGCTGATGATGAATGTTCGCAAAGCAGTGGAAGAGCTACGCAAAGGGTTGCAGTCTGAGATGGAGGCCAATAACAAGGCAAGAGAGACGATTAACTACTTTGCTTCCAGAGACCCAGGTCTGCTCCAAAAGACGGAGCTGCTAGAGACGCTATCTGATATCAAGGACATGCTGATTGAGGTGGATGGCAAACAGCAGAATCTGCGCTGGGTCGAAGGCCAAATGGATGAGCTTGATATTGATATTGCTCTTCAGGGATTCGAACCGGCAGTGGCGCGCGTAGAAAAGATGAAGGGGTTGGCAAGGGGCCTCAAGGGCAACACTGTGGCACAAGACTTTATCAACTTTGAAGTTGAGGAGAGGTGCGGTAAGCTTGCGGGCATCATTAttcagcagctggagacGACACACAACCAGCAGAGCAAGACGAAGCGAAACTTGAGCTGGTTGGCCAGACTGGGATATGAAGACAGAGCCAGAGAGGCGTATCTTGCGGCCCGTGGCGACACGATTCACAGAAGAGCAAG ACAATGCATCTTCCAGGGCGATTTGCATTTATACATTTGGCAGCTATCATTTGTATACTTTACCCTTATCCACAACACGGTCCTGTGCTTCCAGAGCTGCTTCCCTCCCCCTATGATGAGCACGTGTGTCAAGTGGGCAAAGGAGCAAGTCGAAGCTTTCAATGTGATTCTTGCCAGGCAGTTGAGCAGCACAGAACGCGGCGGACAAGTCTGGACGCAGTGCATGGATCAGGCCAGAGAACATGCCAAGAAGCTGTCCGATGTGGGCCTTGATTTTTCAAGCTTGGTTGGTAAAGGTGTGGATGGGCCTCCAGCTAGTTCGTCGGTTGAAAGCCAGGGTCTTGTTGGGCTGGGCCTGGCTTGA
- a CDS encoding uncharacterized protein (EggNog:ENOG41), translating into MRRSMINTVSKSVECCDRIAVAHNIIDFEMEAAVACGKFTCIGTKKICDYADGHKHESW; encoded by the exons ATGCGTC GTTCTATGATCAATACGGTATCGAAGTCAGTTGAGTGTTGCGATCGGATTGCTGTCGCGCACAACATAATTGATTTCGAAATGGAGGCTGCCGTGGCATGCGGTAAATTCACTTGCATCGGTACCAAGAAGATATGTGATTATGCAGATGGTCATAAGCATGAAAGCTGGTAG
- a CDS encoding uncharacterized protein (EggNog:ENOG41), producing the protein MKMPNLKAMEIWNGRQGLAALFKYQPEGDEQSAMVSLRGTWYFVLQPPVI; encoded by the coding sequence ATGAAAATGCCAAATCTTAAGGCCATGGAGATATGGAATGGGCGGCAAGGGCTAGCTGCACTCTTCAAATATCAGCCAGAGGGAGATGAACAATCTGCTATGGTAAGCTTGAGAGGAACATGGTATTTCGTCCTGCAGCCTCCTGTAATCTAG
- a CDS encoding uncharacterized protein (EggNog:ENOG41), with amino-acid sequence MSHFANPLATPSQLYQRASASSLPQDLHEAIFVATQCLTQAAGRLLQLPQSVTAQANVLLARYWVVDSPMAHEFSDVSAATIYLVSKLGPIPRSPRDVSNVYAYLASSNSALFSTDEPPKNDPRAYYQSEADYYAFQQRMLSLEARILQSLSFDTHVALPHPLAITYLQTLDFLSQPRTTVSLRVIQYLNTSLLSPQMLYVTHQPHALATAAIYNAARDLGAKMPEHEWWEVFDVDREELGFLVVAMRSVEGWMQKLKDEIPTFGSEMLKRGMIEDELKKRGLPVDGGDKAAVDEEDEVMRMMDSR; translated from the exons ATGAGCCATTTCGCGAATCCGCTGGCGACGCCTTCACAGCTCTACCAGCGCGCATCCGCCTCATCGCTGCCGCAAGATCTCCATGAGGCCATCTTCGTTGCGACACAATGCCTGACCCAAGCGGCCGGCCGGCTCTTGCAGCTGCCCCAGTCGGTAACGGCGCAGGCCAATGTCCTGTTGGCGCGGTATTGGGTGGTAGACTCGCCTATGGCTCATGAATTCAGC GACGTATCCGCTGCTACGATATACCTCGTCTCAAAGCTGGGGCCCATTCCTCGTTCCCCACGGGATGTCTCCAATGTCTACGCGTATCTAGCATCTTCCAATTCAGCACTTTTTTCTACAGACGAGCCACCAAAGAACGATCCACGGGCATATTACCAATCAGAAGCTGATTATTATGCCTTCCAGCAGCGCATGCTGAGCTTGGAAGCTCGTATTCTTCAATCGCTATCGTTTGATACTCACGTCGCTCTTCCACACCCGCTGGCTATCACCTACCTTCAGACTCTGGACTTCCTGTCACAGCCACGAACAACCGTCTCTCTGCGCGTGATTCAATACCTCAATACATCTCTGCTATCGCCACAGATGCTCTACGTCACTCACCAGCCGCACGCTTTGGCCACGGCGGCGATATACAACGCGGCCCGCGATTTGGGCGCCAAGATGCCGGAGCATGAGTGGTGGGAGGTATTTGATGTTGACCGAGAAGAGCTGGGCTTTTTGGTAGTTGCTATGCGAAGCGTGGAAGGGTGGATGCAGAAGCTCAAAGATGAAATTCCAACCTTTGGAAGCGAGATGCTAAAGAGGGGCATGATTGAAGAcgagttgaagaagagaggtcTACCTGTCGACGGCGGAGACAAGGCAGCcgtggatgaggaagatgaagtcaTGCGAATGATGGACAGTCGATGA
- a CDS encoding uncharacterized protein (EggNog:ENOG41~TransMembrane:1 (o219-235i)) — protein sequence MTPPKSSPIPSGVVPPITPPYESEGPPVKEKRRRAGKPKVRTGCVTCKIRRIKCDEQKPACQRCISTGRTCDGYKPLTKPKATRKPGFSQQLSSSSSVNSSSSSLTLLRPLVTNFSGDMVESQYIQQFLPLAEDLVGITHIHNTFFWGHVVPEYCFTSKAVRHAMVALSSAYHDFKLAGSNLTIFGPPSNTERYIIRQYNLSLNRMAEELNGLPMRKRYGIIMICCVSFFYIEILRRNWPTAMMHLANGIRLMTNLPDAVQDIFRHPEIFSHDRDNSHARATYMTKLLRRWEGSAAFMRINSPPSLSLQAYETRKSNVGGVKEFTSLEKLQEHVDDLFQDINAFSWMCRQYNGDDGTWDHAAARFQFDILHQRCYHIRELLKKAKKLYGNMEDASNPRDFLKFMGCLLRHRGASIALDFTPLPQMAFTPPDEEEDKFLEVASIAETINQALRVSLASEASGSSPWFNVDFGVVTTLYIAASNCYTVSMSEKLFQMMINWPWREDLWDGPELRRQLYDLRKPIVEVPTATTPDSETPVPTTPHLIKLAHRPPSRAAVSTTPPSDD from the exons ATGACGCCCCCAAAATCTTCTCCCATTCCTTCTGGCGTCGTCCCCCCTATAACGCCGCCGTACGAGTCCGAAGGCCCTCCCGTCAAGGAAAAGCGAAGGCGGGCCGGAAAGCCCAAGGTTCGGACGGGCTGTGTAACTTG CAA AATTAGAAGAATCAAATGCGACGAGCAGAAACCGGCGTGCCAAAGATGCATCTCAACAGGCCGAACATGTGACGGCTACAAGCCTCTTACCAAACCAAAAGCGACCAGGAAACCGGGCTTTTCTCAACAGCtttcatcgtcctcatcagtcaactcatcttcatcatcactaACACTGTTACGACCTCTGGTGACCAATTTCAGCGGCGACATGGTAGAGAGCCAGTATATCCAGCAGTTTTTGCCTCTGGCGGAGGATTTGGTGGGAATCACACATATTCACAATACCTTCTTCTGGGGGCATGTCGTACCGGAATACTGCTTTACATCAAAAGCAGTAAGGCATGCTATGGtcgctctctcttctgcaTATCACGATTTTAAGCTTGCGGGATCCAACCTCACCATTTTTGGCCCACCATCTAACACCGAGCGTTACATTATCAGACAGTATAACCTCTCACTAAACCGAATGGCCGAGGAATTGAATGGGTTGCCGATGAGGAAACGTTATGGAATCATCATGATATGCTGCGTCTCCTTTTTCTATATAGAGATTTTGCGAAGGAACTGGCCAACCGCCATGATGCATCTCGCCAACGGCATTCGCTTGATGACAAATCTACCAGACGCAGTTCAGGACATCTTTCGACATCCCGAGATATTCAGCCACGATCGTGACAATTCTCACGCTAGGGCAACCTACATGACCAAGCTTCTTCGCCGGTGGGAAGGCTCTGCAGCCTTTATGAGGATAAATTCACCACCATCGCTATCTCTCCAGGCATACGAGACTAGGAAAAGCAACGTCGGGGGGGTCAAAGAGTTTACATCGTTGGAGAAGCTACAAGAGCACGTTGACGATTTATTCCAGGATATCAATGCTTTCAGTTGGATGTGCAGACAGTACAACGGGGACGACGGTACTTGGGATCACGCGGCTGCCCGATTCCAGTTCGATATCCTACACCAGAGATGCTACCATATCCGAGAGCTCCtcaaaaaggcaaagaaactTTACGGAAACATGGAGGATGCCTCGAATCCACGAGACTTTTTGAAATTCATGGGCTGTCTGCTTCGGCACCGCGGCGCGTCGATTGCCCTTGATTTTACGCCATTGCCCCAAATGGCGTTTACGCCCcccgatgaagaggaagacaaaTTTCTGGAAGTTGCCAGTATCGCAGAGACAATCAATCAAGCGTTACGGGTATCTCTGGCGTCTGAAGCGTCTGGATCCTCGCCGTGGTTCAACGTGGACTTTGGCGTTGTTACAACGCTTTACATTGCGGCGTCAAATTGCTATACCGTCTCCATGAGCGAAAAGTTGTTTCAAATGATGATAAACTGGCCCTGGCGAGAGGACTTGTGGGACGGTCCAGAGTTAAGACGGCAGCTCTATGACCTTAGGAAACCAATTGTCGAAGTCCCAACGGCAACGACGCCCGACTCAGAAACACCAGTTCCGACGACGCCACATCTCATCAAACTAGCGCATCGGCCTCCATCCCGAGCAGCAGTGTCAACGACGCCGCCGTCCGATGATTAA